CCCAGCGAGGAGGTCAGCGGGATCGTCGACGCGGCCCTCGAGCGCGACGACGTGAAGGTCGTCTGGACCCAGCAGGGGATCCGCGACGACGAGGCCGCGGCCAGAGCCGAAGACGACGGCCGGCGGGTCGTCCAGGATCGGTGTATGAAGGTCGAACACCGACGGCTCGCCGCCTGAAGCGGACCTCGAGTAGGCGACGAGCAATCTCGCGGCGCCGACGCCCGCCGCTCGAGGCCGTCGAGCGCGTCCGACAGCGACGGTCTGATCGCATCGTCGGCGGCCGTCAAAACGTCGCAACCATTTTAGCAGAATGAGTGTCCTCCGCGCTGCCGTTCGATTCCGGGCTCGGCGTTAGCCCTCCCACTCCTCGAACGACCGGTAGATCCCCTTCGAGAGGTAGCGCTCGCTCGAGTCCGGAAACACCGTCACGACGGTCTCGTGGGGCGCGTCGATCTCGCCCGTCGAAATCGCCCGCGCTACCCGCCTCGCGGCGACGCTCGCCGCGCCCGCACTCGAGGCGACGAGGTGGCCCTCCTCGCGGGCCAGTCGCCGGAGCTCGTCGTGGGCGTCCCGGTCCGGGATCGCGTAGACGGCGTCGACGAGGTCGGGATCGAACAGTTCGTTGGTCGCCAGATCGTGGGTACCGATCCCCTCGATCTTGTACTCGTCCTCCTCGCGGTCGTCGCCCAGCGCCTCGCCGTAGATCGAGCCCTCGGGTTCGACCGCGGCGACGTAGGTCGAGTCGTCCCGCTCGAGGGCGTACTCCGCGATGCCCATCAGCGTCCCTGCGGTGCCACAACCGGCGACGACGGCCCCCACCTCGCCGTCCAGCGCCTCGTAGATCTCGGGTCCGGTGGTCTCGTAGTGGGCTTCGACGTTGAGCGGATTCGAGAACTGCTGGGGAACGACGGCGTCGTCGAGCTCCGCGGCCAGTTCGTGGGCGCGCTCGATCGCCCCGCCCATCCCCGCGTCCGTGGGCGTGTTGATGATCTCGGCGCCCAGCGCGGCCATCAGCTGCTGTTTCTCGACGCTGAACCGCTCCGGGACGACGAAGATCGCCTCGAGACCCAGCTGTTCGGCGGCGATCGCGAACCCGATCCCCGTGTTCCCCGCGGTCGGTTCGATGATCGTCCCGTCCTCGGAGAGCTCCCCGCGCTCGAGCATCGCCTCGAGCATGTACCGGCCGATGCGATCCTTGACGCTGGCCCCGGGGTTGAACGTCTCGAGTTTCGCGTACAGGTCGACATCCGTGGGTCCGTCCTGCAGGGCGACCAGCGGCGTCCGACCGATCGTCTCGAGGACCGAGTCGACCGGCTGCTCGTGGCTCGTCATCGACTCGAAAAACGGGAGCCGTGGCCGTAGGGCTTTCCCTATACGTCCACACCGGTCGGTCGACCGTTCGGGGCTGGACGCGCCCGGATTCGGGAACCGCTCCCGAGTAGCCTATTTGGCCGTCGCGTCGCTCGCGTCGGCGTCCGCCGATTCGTCGGTCGTCTCGTCCGCAGTAGCGTCGCTCTCCTCGGCCTCTAGTTCGGCCTCGTCGATGGCCGCGTCGGCGAGGATCTGTTCGCCGTCGATGTCGTGTTCCTCGGCGATGGCCAGCAGGAGCGCGCGCTGTTCGGTCAGCTGGTGGTCCATTCGGTTGACCGTGTCGTGGGTGTCGTCCATCTCCTCCTCCAGCGAGATGATCCGCTTTTGGAGCTGTTGTACCTGCTTGTACATCGCCTCGGCGCGATCCGAGAGGCTCTGAATCTTCTTTGCGGTGCTGCCAAGTCCCATGCCTAGTCGAGGTGTCGGGAAACTAATGGGCCTTTTCCTCCGTCGGACGCGTTCGAACTATTCTGTCATTAGCGCCTTCTGTGATAACATACTGCATGGATCGACAGATTTTTTACGAACCGCGAACAATCTTCTGTTGAACTCGAGGTGAACAGCCATGGTGCTCCGACCGACGCCAAGCACCTGGACGCAAGGCCTCGACGTACCGTCCCAACTGTTCAGTGACCGAGGCGGCAACGACTACGAACTGTACGAGGAGGACGACGAGTTCGTCCTGACGATCGACATGCCGGGCTTCGAGACCGACGAGATCGGGCTCTCGTGGGACGACGGCGTCCTCAACGTCGCCGCCGAGCACGTCGACGACGAGCGCGGTCGCAAGAAGACCTACCACCGGCGGTTCCGGTTCCCCAAGACCATCGACGAGGACGCCATCTCCGCCGAGTACACCAACGGCGTCCTCGAGGTCGAACTGCCGGTCGCCGACGCCGTCACCCGCGGGAAGGAGATCCCTCTCGAGGGGTGATCCAGCCCCGACCGACGGCCGGTCGGGACCCGTCTCGAGACGCGATCGTCGGCCCGTCCTCCCCGCGGTCGCCGCCGATCGCCGTTCCCGTCGGCGAACCGCCTCGTGAAATCGGCCGCTGAACCGACACCCGGCATCGACCGGCGAACCGATCGCCGCCGACGCGTGTCCCGCCGGATCGCGTCGGCCGAGCCGTTCGCCGGCCACGTCCGTCGTTTTCCGCACGCGTCGGCGCCCTCCCGACGTTCGAGTTCGAACGCAGGACCATGCGACTCCGCGTACGACCGCTCAAACGGAAGGACGCAGGCAGCGGTCTCGCCGCGATCGATCGCGACGCGCTCGAGGAACTGGGCGTCTCGAGCGGCGAGTTCGTCGCGATCGAGGGTCGCGACGGCCGGGTGATCGCCCGCGTCTGGCCCGGCCGCTCCGAAGACCGAGGTCGGGGTATCGTCCGCATCGACGGCCAACTTCGACAGGCCGCAGGCGTCCGAATCGACGACCGCGTGACCGTCGAACCCGCCGACGTCGAGCCCGCCGAACGCGTCACGATCGCGCTCCCCGAGAACGTGCGCATCCGGGGCGACGTCGGCTCCTACCTGGGCGACAAACTCACGGAGCGGGCCGTCAGCCCCGGCGACCAGTACTCGCTGTCGCTTGGCTTCGGCCTGCTCTCGAGTCGCTCCGGGCGGCGGCTCCCGGTGACCGTCGTCGACACCGAGCCCGACGGCCCGGTCGTCGTCGACGCGAGCACCGAGATCGAGGTCGCCGAGCGCGATCCCGATCGGCTCTCCGTCGAAGCCGAAGGGCCGCTCGAGGAGAGCGAAACCGCCGCCGCTGCGGGCGCCGCTGGAGCCGAGAGCCCGACCGTCACCTACGAGGACGTCGGCGGTCTCGACGATGAACTCGAGCAGGTCCGCGAGATGATCGAACTGCCGATGCGCCACCCCGAACTCTTCCGCGCGCTCGGCATCGAGCCGCCGAAGGGCGTCCTGCTGCACGGTCCGCCGGGCACCGGGAAGACGCTGATCGCCCGCGCGGTCGCCAACGAGGTCGACGCCCACTTCCTGACGATCTCCGGCCCGGAGATCATGTCGAAGTACTACGGCGAGAGCGAAGAGCAGCTCCGCGAGGTGTTCGAGGAGGCCGCCGAGAACGAGCCGGCGATCGTCTTCATCGACGAACTCGACTCCATCGCGCCAAAGCGCGAGGAGGTCCAGGGCGACACCGAACGGCGCGTCGTCGCCCAACTCCTCTCGCTGATGGACGGGCTCGAGCAACGGGGCGAGATCACCGTCATCGGCACCACGAACCGCGTCGACGACATCGATCCCGCGCTGCGCCGGCCGGGCCGGTTCGACCGCGAGATCGAGATCGGCGTCCCCGACGCCGCGGGCCGCGAGGAGATCCTGCAGATCCACACCCGCGGGATGCCCCTAGCCGAGGAGATCGACCTCGAGCGCTACGCCGAGAACACTCACGGCTTCGTCGGCGCCGACCTCGAGAACTTGGCGAAGGAAGCCGCGATGACGGCGATGCGCCGCGTGCGGCCCGAACTCGACCTCGAGGAGGCGGAGATCCCCGCGAACGTCCTCGAGGAGATCGAGGTCACCGCCGACGATTTCAAGTCGGCGCTGCGGGGGATCGAGCCCTCCGCGATGCGCGAGGTCTTCGTCGAGGTCCCCGACGTCACCTGGGACGACGTCGGCGGCCTCGAGGAGGCCAAGGAACGACTCCGCGAGAGCGTCCAGTGGCCGATGGAACACGCCGACGCCTACGAGCGTGTCGCCCTGGAGCCCGCCAAGGGCGTCCTGCTGCACGGCCCGCCGGGCACCGGAAAGACGCTGCTCGCCAAAGCCGTCGCCAACGAGTCCCAGTCGAACTTCATCTCTGTGAAGGGCCCGGAGCTGTTCGACAAGTACGTCGGCGAGTCGGAGAAGGGCGTCCGCGAGATCTTCAGCAAGGCCCGCGAGAACGCGCCGACGATCGTCTTCTTCGACGAGATCGACGCCATCGCGAGCGAACGAGGTAGCGGCGTCGGCGACTCGAACGTCGGCGAGCGCGTCGTCTCCCAGCTGCTGACCGAACTCGACGGCCTCGAGGAACTCGAGGACGTGGTCGTGATCGCGGCCTCGAACCGGCCCGAACTGATCGACGACGCGCTGCTCCGACCCGGCCGCCTCGACCGCCACGTCGCGGTCGACGAACCCGACGAACGGGCTCGCCGGGAGATCTTCGCGATCCACACCGAAGACCGGCCCCTCGCGGACGACGTGGATCTCGACGAACTCGCGGCCGAGACCGAAGGGTACACCGGCGCCGACGTCGAGGCGGTCTGTCGCGAGGCCGCGACTATCGCCGTCCGCGAGCACGTCCGGGCCGAAGCCGAGGGCGAGGACCGCGACGTCGAGGCGATCGTGCTGACGGCCGAGCACTTCGAGCGGGCCCTCGAGGAGATTTCGCCCGAATCGGCCGCGGAGTTCGAGGGCGGTCCCAGCGCGAGCGAGTTCGAGGGCGTCCTCGAGAGCGGCGAGAGCGAAACGGAGGCCGAGTAACGGGACGCCCTCGAGCGCCGGTTTCGCCGCTCGGTTCCCGAAACCGCGCGACCCGAGCCCCCACTCCGATGAGCGACGGCGCCGATCATCATCGGCCCGTCGGCGGATCTCGGGAGTCTCGAGGTGGTCGACGGAACTTTCGAGGACGGTCCGACGTCGGCCTCGGTTGCCGACGGAACCCTTATCCATATATTCTCTCGAAATACATAATCATGCATAAATTTCAAAACAGAATATATGTTCAGCGGTCGCAGCCGCCGCGACCTGCTCTCGGCCGCGGGAGTGGCGCTGACGACCGGATTGACGGGCTGTCTCGGCGCGCTCGAGGGGAACGAGGGCGAAACCGAGAACGTGAACTGTGGGGACGGCGACACCGAATCCGACGGGGAATCGACTGACTCGTCCGACGAGACGGCCGAACTGCGGGACACGCTGGCCGCCGCCGACCGTCACCGACGACGCCTGCTACGTCCCGCTCGGCGACGGGACCGTCGCGGCGCTCGAGCGCGACGGCGCGCTGCGCTGGCGCCGACAGGTCGAACGCGGCGGCCACGGCTCGGGGATGAATTTCGTCACGTCGCCGGCGATCGCCGGCGGGACACTGTACGTCACGAACGCGTGGCAACTGACGGCACTCGACGCAGAGACCGGGAGGGAGCAGTGGTCGGTCGAGACCGGCAACGACCATCCCGTCATCGCCGACGGCGTCGTCTACGTGAGCGGGCTGAACGCGATCGCGGCCTACAACGGGAGCGACGGGAGCGAACTGTGGCGGTATCGACCCGGGGCGACGAGCGGTGGCGGGGAGCGAGTCGCCCCCGTCGTCGGCGGCGTAGTTTTCTACCCGAGCGCGGGACTTCACGCGCTCCGCGGATCGGACACGAGCGATTCGACCTGACTGATGCTCCCTCGAGTCGACCGGTCGGAGTCCGGTTCCGACCTCGATGGAACCCGTCCGTTCGCGACTGCCGCCGCGCCGTCGGGCGGTCGGAGAGACGAAAGGTCCTTAAGTCACCTTCCCCTACGAAGAGATGGATAGGTCGGGCAGTTAGGCCCTGCTCGTTACCCGCGATATGGCCTTTAGCGGGGACCAAACACCGCGGGCGTCCGGTCAGACCGGCCGGGGCCCCGGGAGCCAACGCAGAAGCCTCGTCCGTCGGGGACAGCGGTCCGCGATGGCCGTCCGCAGGGACGTCCCATCGCGGTTAGTCGGCGACAGCCCATCAGGCGCGGAAGCGAGCAGTGGACCGCCGGACACCTGTCGCTCGACGGGTCGCGGGGTGGAGGAGGCAACCGGGATTCCCCCGGCCGGAACGCCGGGCAATCGCGGCTTCCACATTCATACTTCCGAAATTTCACTCTACGCGAGCGGCGGCGCTACCGCGTCTTGCTCGCTCGGTGAAATTTCGATCAAAAGCACCGGAAGACGCTTCGCGTCTTCCGAGCCCTCGTTCACTACGTTCACGAGGACGCTCCTCCTTCCGTTCGTTCCTCCGTCACTCACAACAGTCGTCGGCCCGCTCGCTCAGCCTACGGCTTCGCTCGCGGCTGATACGACGTGGGACTTCTTCAGGCCGCACTGGCCGTCTCGAGGAACGTCTCGCTCGCGGTGTTGAACGCGTTCGGACGGTCGAGATTGACGAGGTGGCCCGAGTCGGACAGTTCCAGGTGTTCGGCGCCGCCGACCTCCGAAACGAGCTGTCGCCCCTGTCGTTTGACCAGCGGCGCCTCCTGCTCGCCGTGGACGACCAGCGTCGGCGTCTCGACGTGCGAGAGGTTCGACGGCTCGTACCGGTAGAGCGCGTCGAACACCTTGCGGAACTCGTCGCGACCGATCTCGTCGACGGCGTCGAGCGCCTGCGCCTGGATCTCCGGATTCACCGAGAGCCAGCGCTCGCCGGTCGTCGCCCGGATCGAACACAACATCGACCGGAACGTCGTCTTCGACCCCGTCAGCGACAGCGACGTCGTGAGCGCGGGCAGCGGCGACATGAAGGGTTTCAGCCCCTCGGGCATGTCCAGCGGCGGCATCGATCGCACCGCACCGCCGAGGATCGCTCCCGCGGCGCGGTCGGGGTGGCGGTCCATGAACTCCTGGACGACCATCGACCCGAGCGAGAGGCCACAGAGGAGCGGCGCCTCGAGATCGAGGTGCGCGAGGAGCGCCTCGAGGTCGTCGGCGAAGAGTTCGACCGAGTACTGGTCCGCCTCGGTCGCCCCCGTCTGGCCGTGGCCGCGAACGTCGAAGGTGACGACCTCGTAGTCGTCGTCGAAGCGGTCGACCTGGGGCCGCCAGGCCTGCCCGTTCATCCAGCCGCCGTGGATGAACACCAGCGGCCGTCCGTCGCCGCGCGTCTCGTACCAGAGCGTGCCGTCCTCGAGCGGGAGTTCTGCCATCGGGAGTATTGTAGGCGTCGGTACATATAGGTCGCCGGGTTGCAGTGACGGTTCCGTCTTGTAGGCGTGGAAGAAAGCGCTCGCGCTCGAGGGCCGAGACGATCCCGGTCCGGTGGGTCAGTCCCCTCGTTCGGCGTCGACCGCGGCGTTATCGGCCCCGAGCCAGCGGTCCCAGAAGCTCTCGAACTCGGACTCGTCTTCGGTGATCCGGTCCCAGTGGGCGAGGCCGCGCTCCTCGCGGCTGCCCGGAATCGTGTTGTCGAGCACCAGCGCCGCGAGGCCGCCGACGGCCATCCCGGTCGAGCCGATGATAAATATCGTGTCGACGACGGCTTGTGCCGCGGCCTCGAGCCACCCCGGCTGGCCCGCGAGCGCGGCCTCGAGGTCGATCGCCTCGCGGAACGCGATCGTGCTCTCGAAGTTCCCCATGTAGGCCGGAATCGCCAGCCCGACGAACAGCGCGAAGCCGATGACGAAGGTGTTTCTCGAGGAGTCCAGATCGACGTGCCGGAGGTTCGAGACGCCGACGGCGACGATCTGGGCGAACATAGCGATAAAGAGGCCGCCGACGATCGGGTCCGGAATGGTCGCGACCAGTTGCCCGAAGTAGCCGATGAAGCCGAAGACGATCATAACGACGGCGCCGAGCTGGACGACGTACCGCGAGGCGACGCCGGTCAGTCCGATCGCGCCGATGTTCTCGGAGTAGGACGTCGAGCCCGCGGAGCCCATAATTCCGGAGAAGACGTTCATCAGCCCCTCCATGCCGATGCCGTGGTTGATTCGCTTCTCGCTCGGTGCGGCGGAACCGGTCAGATTAGCGACGGCGTAGTAGTCGCCGATGCTCTCGACGATCGACGCCAGTACGCCCGCGAACATCCCGATAACGAACGCGGTCGTGATCTGGGGCGTCCCCCACTGGAACGGGTAGATCGGCAGGATCGGATCCGTGTTCGTGACCTGCTCGAGCGGGACGTAGCCGGGATGGGCGTCGGCGATGAGACCGCCCGCGGACAGCGTCGCGGCGACGACCCACGCGATCACGAGCGCCAAGATAACGGGATAGAGCCGGAACGCTCGAGCTTTGACGTCGAGATACTGCGAGAACAGCAAGATCAGGCCGAGCGTCAGCCCCAGCAGCGGCCAGCTCTGCTCGGCACCAGTGATCTGGGGCGCGTCGAACAGCGCGAGACCGATCAGCGCGATAGTCGGTGCGATGACCACCGGTGAGAGGAAGCGGCGGAGTTTGCCGACGAGGCCGAGATACCCCATCGCGACCTGTACCGTCGCGGCGACGATGATGGCACCCTGTAGTTGTACCAGCGCGGCTTGCCAGTCGGAACCGCCGCCGACGCCGCCGTTCGTGACGACGAAGACGATCGCCAGCGCCGGCGCGAGCATCGAGAACGGTGCGCCCTGCACGATCGGGTAGCGGTTCCCGAAGGTCGTCTGGGCCAGCGTCGCGATCCCCGAGACGACGAAGAAGGTGCCGATGAACCGCGCCGTTACGTCGGCTGGCATCTCCATCGCACCCGCCAGAATCAGCGGCACCGCGATGTTCGCCCCGACCATCGTCAGGTAGTGTTGGATCCCCAGCACGAACGATTCGCCCAGCGGCGGTTTGTCGTCGATCCCGTACTCGATATCGTCGCTGACGGCGACCTCAGAATCCGCGTCGGTGCCGCTGCCAGTATCCCGATTACTGAATTCGTCCCCCGCGTTGCTCATAGTTCTCGTCGGATAACGAGCGAGGGCGCTGAAATGGATATTGATCCGCCGTCGCGGACGTTTCGCCCGGGCTAAAAGTGGCCTTGGTTGACTCGACTGGATCCGAACGGCGTCCGATCGGCGTCGACGCTATCGCTCGTCCGCGGCCCGCTCGGCCGCGGCGCGGACCGTTTCGGGCGACAGCGCCTCGAGGGCGACCACGTCGCCACCCGTCTCGCCGGCGACCAGTTCCGAGAGGCCGGCCCGAGCGTCGTCGCCGGCGTCGACGACGATCACCGTCGCGTCCTCGGCCGCGAGGCCCCGCGCGGCCCGCCGGGTCGCCTCGGTCGGACTCCCGTCGGCGACGTTCGCCCGGCCGTCGGTCACGAGGACGACGACCGAGGCCTCCGTCTCCGCGCGCTCGAGGACTCGCCGCGAGGTCTCGAGGCCCGCGGGCAGGGGCGTCCGATCGCCGGAGGGAAGCTCCTTGAGGTGGCGCGCGGCCAGCGAGACGCTGTCGGTCGGCGGCAGGAGGACGTCGGCGTCCTCGCCGGCGAAGGCGACGAACGCGACCCGATCGCGGTGTTCGTAGCTGTCCCGAAGGAGGTCCAACACTACGCCCTTCGCGGTGCGCATCGCCGGGCGCATCGACGCGCTGGCGTCGACCGCGAAGACGATCGTGGCCGCGGCGTCGCCGCGGCGCACCGACTGCCGGAGGTCCCGCTTCCGAACGCGGGAGTCGCCGCGGGCCGCGGCGGAGCGAACCGACGCCGCCGCGTCGATGGGGCCGTCGCCCGACGCGGGTTCGGTCCGGACGCGGGCGCCGCGGTTGTCCGTGCTGGGGTCCGTGCTCGCCCGCGAACCGCCCGCCGTCGCCGCGTCCGCGCTCTCGGCGTCGGGCGTCTCGAGGTCGGGCGCCGCCGCCTCGCCGACCTCGGCGACGTCGGCGCGCCGCTGGCCCGGGACGAGCGGCTGGGCGTCCTCGTCCTCCTCGTCGCCGCTTCCGTCGTCTCCGTCGCTCCCGTCGCCGTCGTTCGAATCGGTGTCGCTCGAGCCGTCGTCCCCGGTCCCGTCGTTCCCGCTACCGGCTTCGGCGGGCGACGGTTCGCCGCCGGTCGGGTCGTCGGCCTCGTCGGGCCGGCGTTCGGGTCCCGAATCGTCGGTCTCGGAATCGGCGTCGCCGTCGCTCCCATCGGATTCGCCGTCGTCGCCGTCACCGTCGCTGCGCTCGCCGCCGGATTCGGTTCCCGTCTCACCGTCGTCGCTCTCGGTCTCGGATTCGCCTCTGTCGCCTCCGTCCGCGGATTCGTCGCCGTCCGCATCGTCTTCGCGCTCGCCCTCGTCCGGCGACTCCTCGTCGAACCGATCCTCGAGCAGGTCCTCGAGGTCGGGTTCGTCTTCGAACGGCGTGCTCCGGAGCCGGTGGGGAAGCGTGTAGCCGGCGGCCTCGTGAACGTCCGATTCGATGACCGTCGTTCGGCCCTCGAGCGCCGCGATGGTCATCGCGGTTCTGGCGGTCGCCACGTCGCCGCGGTGGCCGTCGACGCCGGCCTCGAGGCAGAGGTCGGCGATTTCAGCCTTGAAATCGTCCGGGAGCGTGACTTCGGTGAGGCGGTCGCGGGCCGCCGCGAGTTCCTCGCGCAGGGTCGCCGTCTCGTCGGCGTACTCGGTCCACGGGTCCGCGCTGTCGGCGCCGTTGCCGGCGTCCGCCTCGAGCGCCCGATCGATGACCTCGACGCGCTGGTCGATCTCCCGGCAGCCCTCGACGGTGGCTTGCAGGGCGAATCGGTCCCGCAGTTGGGGCCGAAGGTCGCCCTCCTCGGGGTTCATCGTCCCGACGAGGGTGAACTCGGCGGGATGAGAGACGCTGACTCCGTCTCGTTCGACCGTATTGACCCCGCTGGCGGCCGCGTCGAGGATGACGTCCACGAGGTGGTCGTTCAGCAGGTTGACCTCGTCGACGTAGAGGATGCCCCGATGCGCGCGGGCGAGCAGGCCGGGATCGAAGTCGGCCGCGCCGGCCAGCGCGTCCTCGACCGAGAGGGTGCCGACGACGCGGTCTCGAGTCGCGCCCAGCGGGAGGGTCACGAGCGGCACGGGACGGGTCTCGACGGGCAACTCTTCGCGGTCGCGGTCGCGGCAGTCGCCACACTGCAGGCTCGGGTCGTCGGGCGCACAGCCGT
This portion of the Haloterrigena gelatinilytica genome encodes:
- a CDS encoding Hsp20/alpha crystallin family protein — its product is MVLRPTPSTWTQGLDVPSQLFSDRGGNDYELYEEDDEFVLTIDMPGFETDEIGLSWDDGVLNVAAEHVDDERGRKKTYHRRFRFPKTIDEDAISAEYTNGVLEVELPVADAVTRGKEIPLEG
- a CDS encoding VWA domain-containing protein, coding for MVAESGDKKLSSLPFPAIVGQNELKRALLAVAANDGLDGALIVGEKGTAKSTAVRGLVDLLPDQRAVADCPYGCAPDDPSLQCGDCRDRDREELPVETRPVPLVTLPLGATRDRVVGTLSVEDALAGAADFDPGLLARAHRGILYVDEVNLLNDHLVDVILDAAASGVNTVERDGVSVSHPAEFTLVGTMNPEEGDLRPQLRDRFALQATVEGCREIDQRVEVIDRALEADAGNGADSADPWTEYADETATLREELAAARDRLTEVTLPDDFKAEIADLCLEAGVDGHRGDVATARTAMTIAALEGRTTVIESDVHEAAGYTLPHRLRSTPFEDEPDLEDLLEDRFDEESPDEGEREDDADGDESADGGDRGESETESDDGETGTESGGERSDGDGDDGESDGSDGDADSETDDSGPERRPDEADDPTGGEPSPAEAGSGNDGTGDDGSSDTDSNDGDGSDGDDGSGDEEDEDAQPLVPGQRRADVAEVGEAAAPDLETPDAESADAATAGGSRASTDPSTDNRGARVRTEPASGDGPIDAAASVRSAAARGDSRVRKRDLRQSVRRGDAAATIVFAVDASASMRPAMRTAKGVVLDLLRDSYEHRDRVAFVAFAGEDADVLLPPTDSVSLAARHLKELPSGDRTPLPAGLETSRRVLERAETEASVVVLVTDGRANVADGSPTEATRRAARGLAAEDATVIVVDAGDDARAGLSELVAGETGGDVVALEALSPETVRAAAERAADER
- a CDS encoding uracil-xanthine permease family protein translates to MSNAGDEFSNRDTGSGTDADSEVAVSDDIEYGIDDKPPLGESFVLGIQHYLTMVGANIAVPLILAGAMEMPADVTARFIGTFFVVSGIATLAQTTFGNRYPIVQGAPFSMLAPALAIVFVVTNGGVGGGSDWQAALVQLQGAIIVAATVQVAMGYLGLVGKLRRFLSPVVIAPTIALIGLALFDAPQITGAEQSWPLLGLTLGLILLFSQYLDVKARAFRLYPVILALVIAWVVAATLSAGGLIADAHPGYVPLEQVTNTDPILPIYPFQWGTPQITTAFVIGMFAGVLASIVESIGDYYAVANLTGSAAPSEKRINHGIGMEGLMNVFSGIMGSAGSTSYSENIGAIGLTGVASRYVVQLGAVVMIVFGFIGYFGQLVATIPDPIVGGLFIAMFAQIVAVGVSNLRHVDLDSSRNTFVIGFALFVGLAIPAYMGNFESTIAFREAIDLEAALAGQPGWLEAAAQAVVDTIFIIGSTGMAVGGLAALVLDNTIPGSREERGLAHWDRITEDESEFESFWDRWLGADNAAVDAERGD
- a CDS encoding CDC48 family AAA ATPase, whose translation is MRLRVRPLKRKDAGSGLAAIDRDALEELGVSSGEFVAIEGRDGRVIARVWPGRSEDRGRGIVRIDGQLRQAAGVRIDDRVTVEPADVEPAERVTIALPENVRIRGDVGSYLGDKLTERAVSPGDQYSLSLGFGLLSSRSGRRLPVTVVDTEPDGPVVVDASTEIEVAERDPDRLSVEAEGPLEESETAAAAGAAGAESPTVTYEDVGGLDDELEQVREMIELPMRHPELFRALGIEPPKGVLLHGPPGTGKTLIARAVANEVDAHFLTISGPEIMSKYYGESEEQLREVFEEAAENEPAIVFIDELDSIAPKREEVQGDTERRVVAQLLSLMDGLEQRGEITVIGTTNRVDDIDPALRRPGRFDREIEIGVPDAAGREEILQIHTRGMPLAEEIDLERYAENTHGFVGADLENLAKEAAMTAMRRVRPELDLEEAEIPANVLEEIEVTADDFKSALRGIEPSAMREVFVEVPDVTWDDVGGLEEAKERLRESVQWPMEHADAYERVALEPAKGVLLHGPPGTGKTLLAKAVANESQSNFISVKGPELFDKYVGESEKGVREIFSKARENAPTIVFFDEIDAIASERGSGVGDSNVGERVVSQLLTELDGLEELEDVVVIAASNRPELIDDALLRPGRLDRHVAVDEPDERARREIFAIHTEDRPLADDVDLDELAAETEGYTGADVEAVCREAATIAVREHVRAEAEGEDRDVEAIVLTAEHFERALEEISPESAAEFEGGPSASEFEGVLESGESETEAE
- a CDS encoding alpha/beta fold hydrolase — protein: MAELPLEDGTLWYETRGDGRPLVFIHGGWMNGQAWRPQVDRFDDDYEVVTFDVRGHGQTGATEADQYSVELFADDLEALLAHLDLEAPLLCGLSLGSMVVQEFMDRHPDRAAGAILGGAVRSMPPLDMPEGLKPFMSPLPALTTSLSLTGSKTTFRSMLCSIRATTGERWLSVNPEIQAQALDAVDEIGRDEFRKVFDALYRYEPSNLSHVETPTLVVHGEQEAPLVKRQGRQLVSEVGGAEHLELSDSGHLVNLDRPNAFNTASETFLETASAA
- a CDS encoding PLP-dependent cysteine synthase family protein; protein product: MTSHEQPVDSVLETIGRTPLVALQDGPTDVDLYAKLETFNPGASVKDRIGRYMLEAMLERGELSEDGTIIEPTAGNTGIGFAIAAEQLGLEAIFVVPERFSVEKQQLMAALGAEIINTPTDAGMGGAIERAHELAAELDDAVVPQQFSNPLNVEAHYETTGPEIYEALDGEVGAVVAGCGTAGTLMGIAEYALERDDSTYVAAVEPEGSIYGEALGDDREEDEYKIEGIGTHDLATNELFDPDLVDAVYAIPDRDAHDELRRLAREEGHLVASSAGAASVAARRVARAISTGEIDAPHETVVTVFPDSSERYLSKGIYRSFEEWEG
- a CDS encoding outer membrane protein assembly factor BamB family protein — its product is MGTATPNPTGNRLTRPTRRPNCGTRWPPPTVTDDACYVPLGDGTVAALERDGALRWRRQVERGGHGSGMNFVTSPAIAGGTLYVTNAWQLTALDAETGREQWSVETGNDHPVIADGVVYVSGLNAIAAYNGSDGSELWRYRPGATSGGGERVAPVVGGVVFYPSAGLHALRGSDTSDST
- a CDS encoding DUF5798 family protein translates to MGLGSTAKKIQSLSDRAEAMYKQVQQLQKRIISLEEEMDDTHDTVNRMDHQLTEQRALLLAIAEEHDIDGEQILADAAIDEAELEAEESDATADETTDESADADASDATAK